The Planctomycetota bacterium genomic sequence CGAGCATCGCGTCACAACCAAGAACGTCGGCCTCGTCGAGCCAGGCCTCTACCGCAGCGGGCAAATCAGCCGTTTCATGATCGGCCCGGCGATCGACAATCTCGAACTGGACGTCATCGTCTCGCTCAGCATCGATAACCCCGACAATCCGCACAACGTCGCCGAGTTCGAGGCCGCCCGTGCGGCTGGCGTCGAGCGGTATCACGTCAACCTCCGCGGCGACGGCACGGGCGACCCGACCGAGTACGTCGATGCGCTCGCCTACATCGTCGAGGCGCGCAAAGCCGACAAGACGACCCTCGTGCACTGCTGGGCCGGCAGTGAGCGGACCGGCGGGCTGACGGCGCTCTACCGAACGCTCATCCGCGGCGAAACGTGGGGTGAAGACCTCGTCTCCGAGCTGCGCGACTACGGGCACGATGTCGATCGCGGTGTGCTGATCGACTACCTCAACGAGCACGTCGAAACCATCGCCCAGAGCCTGGTCGATCGCGGCGTGATCGAAGCTCTGCCGGAGACGCTGCCGGTCTTTACGCGCTGACGTCCGCGTGCCACGTCGCTTCGCAACCAGGCGCTTCGGTCACGTGCACGGTCTTTACCTCGACGCCCTCCGGAAGCGACAGACCCGTCGCAACGGCCTCGGCGACCCGTTCGGCCGAGGCATTCACGCCGTCGCGGAACGGTGCCTGCTCGGCGAGGTTCGCGTTGTCCCATGGGCCGATGACGTGGTCGAGTCGTGCTTCGAGGTCATGGAAGTCGATGACGCAGTCGCTGGCGTCGAGTTCGCCGTCGTGGCGCGCGACTACCACTCGAACATGCCAGTTGTGGCCGTGGACTGGTTCGAGTGACCCGTCGGCAAGACGAAGCTGATGGGCGGCACAGAAGGTCCGGCTGATCGTCACGCTGAAGGACACATCCCATCAAAGGCACGACGCCCGCAGGAGCAACCCGCGGGCGTCGTGGCGATTTGGGAAGACCGATCAGAGGTCTTCGAGCAGTCGGTCGGCGACGATGTCGGCCTTGGCGTCGAGGTCGTACTTGCCGGCCGCGATCTGGGCCTTGATGTCGGCGACCTTGTCGGCGCGGATTTCGCCTTCCTTGGCCATCGCGACCAGCCGCTGGAAGCCGTCGGACTGGCCGACTTCGACCTTGTCGGCGACGGACGCCTGCGGCTGTGCGGCCGGACGGGCGTAGGTGGCCTTGTTGGCGGCGTTGACGTTACCGGTGCCGACGGCCGGATTGACGGGATTGATGTTCATGGGTTGTGCCTTTCCGTTACGGGTGAAGCGTTTCGTTGCCTGTCATGTGCCGGCTGCGACCCCGACACTGCGTCGGGACATGCCCGTCGCTAACACGTGTATCGGCCATCGACGCGCAGGAGCATCAGTGCGGCCGATAACTTCAATCGGCCTGTAAGTCACTGATGGGCAACGCATCTATCGCCTGAGGCGTCGCGGGC encodes the following:
- a CDS encoding flagellar biosynthesis anti-sigma factor FlgM is translated as MNINPVNPAVGTGNVNAANKATYARPAAQPQASVADKVEVGQSDGFQRLVAMAKEGEIRADKVADIKAQIAAGKYDLDAKADIVADRLLEDL
- a CDS encoding 6-carboxytetrahydropterin synthase, with the protein product MTISRTFCAAHQLRLADGSLEPVHGHNWHVRVVVARHDGELDASDCVIDFHDLEARLDHVIGPWDNANLAEQAPFRDGVNASAERVAEAVATGLSLPEGVEVKTVHVTEAPGCEATWHADVSA